The following are encoded in a window of Fischerella sp. PCC 9605 genomic DNA:
- a CDS encoding ABC transporter permease, with the protein MHSSLEPNTLPSKTWQALSYLVALLGTIISGLLLFTLLGKPPIAALNTLFISPLSSLYGLTEIVVKAAPILLIAVGLAVCFQAKVWNIGAEGQFTIGAIFASAVGLAFTNINNYSLLLLCLIAGVVGGAIWGGIPAVLKVKFHTNEILTSLMLNYVAISVLNYFVRGPLKDPEGYNFPESAPFSEFATLPSLIAGTRLHLGVIFALLAALLIWGVLQQTFFGFSVRVVGSSPRAADYAGIKSDRIIWLSLLISGGLAGLAGACEVLGPIGQLRPTISPGYGYAAILVAFIGRLNPLGIILSSLLIALFYVGSELLQIKLALPLALAGVFQGILFFFLLASDFLIYNSMRINKRE; encoded by the coding sequence ATGCATAGCAGTTTAGAACCAAATACCTTACCGTCAAAAACTTGGCAAGCGCTATCATACCTGGTTGCACTCTTAGGAACAATAATTTCGGGACTTTTGTTGTTCACCTTATTGGGCAAACCTCCTATTGCTGCGTTAAATACTTTATTTATCTCACCCTTAAGCAGCTTATATGGACTCACAGAAATAGTAGTGAAAGCAGCACCAATTTTGCTGATTGCTGTTGGTTTAGCTGTATGTTTTCAAGCGAAGGTGTGGAATATTGGTGCGGAAGGTCAGTTTACTATCGGAGCAATTTTTGCTAGTGCTGTAGGTTTAGCATTTACAAATATCAATAACTATAGTTTACTCTTACTTTGTTTGATAGCTGGAGTAGTCGGTGGTGCGATTTGGGGCGGCATACCTGCTGTATTAAAAGTGAAGTTTCATACCAACGAAATCCTCACCAGCTTAATGTTAAATTATGTAGCAATTTCTGTTTTAAACTACTTTGTGCGGGGGCCGTTAAAAGACCCCGAAGGATATAACTTTCCCGAATCTGCACCCTTTAGTGAATTTGCTACCTTACCATCGTTAATTGCTGGGACACGATTGCATTTGGGTGTAATTTTTGCCCTCTTGGCAGCGCTGTTAATTTGGGGAGTGCTGCAACAGACATTTTTTGGCTTCAGCGTCCGGGTAGTTGGTTCTAGTCCGCGTGCAGCAGACTATGCTGGAATAAAAAGCGATCGCATTATTTGGCTAAGTTTACTCATCAGCGGTGGTTTGGCAGGTTTAGCTGGTGCATGTGAAGTTTTGGGGCCGATTGGTCAATTACGTCCTACTATTTCTCCTGGTTACGGTTATGCTGCTATCCTTGTAGCATTTATTGGTCGCTTAAATCCCTTGGGGATTATCTTATCTAGTTTGCTGATAGCACTGTTTTACGTAGGCAGCGAGTTATTACAGATTAAATTAGCACTACCCTTGGCTTTAGCTGGAGTTTTTCAAGGCATTTTGTTTTTCTTTCTTTTAGCTAGTGATTTTTTAATCTACAACAGTATGCGGATCAACAAGAGGGAATAG
- a CDS encoding RNA-guided endonuclease InsQ/TnpB family protein translates to MHLTKMSQEFSFHACMVGDELRPTNYDRSNNTLCLLKSDRCSRKAIVYQAYKFRIYPTQKQQTQLSKAFGCCRWFWNYSLNLIQETYKATSNFRSRGAIQGLLPELKKEHPWLKTDVYSQCLQVVALNISTAYKNFFEKRAGLPSFKSKHGRQSMGFPQNVKLGDRAIVLPKLGEIYCQIHRQIEGTIKTATISKNPDGKYYASILVDDGKEQPQANSEGKAIGIDVRLTHLCITSDGSKYSNPKHFAKHQRNLKRKQQTLSRKQKGSNRRNKARNLVARVHSKIARCREDFLHKLSRKIVNENQVIVMENLNLLGMVRNHNLAKAIGDCGWGMFGTMLKYKAQRQGKIYLEIDRFFPSSKTCNHCLHKVSDLPLDLRLWDCPKCNTRHDTDINAAKNIRDEGLRILSLLN, encoded by the coding sequence ATGCATTTAACTAAAATGTCGCAAGAATTCTCCTTCCATGCTTGCATGGTGGGAGATGAATTGCGACCAACCAACTATGATCGTAGCAACAATACTCTATGTCTGCTAAAATCTGATCGCTGCTCTAGAAAAGCGATCGTGTATCAAGCGTATAAGTTCCGAATCTATCCAACACAAAAGCAACAAACACAATTGTCTAAAGCGTTTGGCTGTTGTCGTTGGTTCTGGAACTACAGCTTGAATCTAATTCAAGAAACTTATAAAGCCACTAGCAACTTCCGATCTAGAGGTGCAATCCAAGGTTTATTGCCAGAACTCAAAAAAGAGCATCCTTGGCTAAAAACAGATGTTTATTCTCAGTGTTTACAAGTTGTTGCTCTAAATATTTCTACTGCTTACAAAAACTTCTTTGAAAAACGGGCTGGCTTACCTAGTTTCAAATCAAAACATGGAAGGCAATCGATGGGCTTTCCTCAAAATGTCAAACTAGGTGATCGTGCGATTGTATTACCAAAGCTAGGGGAGATTTATTGCCAAATTCACCGTCAAATAGAAGGCACAATCAAAACTGCTACTATTTCTAAAAACCCTGACGGCAAATATTACGCTTCGATTTTGGTTGATGATGGCAAAGAACAGCCACAAGCCAACAGTGAAGGCAAAGCAATAGGGATTGATGTGAGACTAACTCACTTGTGTATCACCAGTGATGGCAGCAAATACAGTAATCCTAAACACTTTGCCAAACATCAACGCAATCTCAAACGCAAACAGCAGACATTAAGTCGCAAACAAAAAGGAAGCAATAGACGTAACAAAGCAAGAAATCTAGTCGCCCGTGTTCACTCCAAAATAGCTAGGTGCCGTGAAGATTTTCTACACAAGCTATCCCGCAAGATAGTCAACGAGAACCAAGTGATTGTGATGGAAAATCTCAACCTTCTAGGCATGGTACGCAATCATAATTTAGCGAAGGCGATCGGTGATTGTGGATGGGGGATGTTTGGGACAATGCTGAAATACAAAGCACAGAGGCAGGGAAAAATTTATTTAGAAATTGATAGATTTTTCCCTAGCTCTAAAACTTGTAACCATTGTCTGCATAAAGTCTCCGATCTGCCTTTAGATCTTCGTTTGTGGGATTGCCCCAAGTGCAATACTAGGCACGACACAGATATAAATGCGGCAAAAAATATTAGAGATGAAGGCTTGCGGATATTGTCGCTCTTGAACTAG
- a CDS encoding SDR family oxidoreductase: MGSRGITVNVISPDPTDTELFRQGKTEEQINRFAQAAALGRLGQVEDIADVVAFLANDEAGWITGQNIRVNGGVA, encoded by the coding sequence GTGGGTAGCAGGGGTATAACTGTCAATGTCATTTCACCAGATCCCACAGATACAGAATTGTTTCGACAAGGCAAAACAGAAGAACAAATCAACCGTTTTGCCCAAGCAGCAGCATTAGGAAGGCTGGGACAAGTGGAAGATATTGCCGATGTAGTGGCGTTTCTTGCCAACGATGAAGCAGGCTGGATCACTGGGCAAAATATCCGCGTTAACGGAGGAGTAGCTTGA
- a CDS encoding sensor histidine kinase — translation MKDSDFVLIVDDNPTNLSVLSQALKSAGFAVRVAEDGESAIELVQHKPPALILLDVQMPGIDGFETCHKLKADPLTQRIPIIFMTALTDTENKVKGFSLGAVDYIPKPFEQAEVIARVRMHLQLKQLTDRLEQRVAERTAALEQAQVQLVQQEKLSTLGQLIAGVAHEMNNPVSCIISNILPAQEYVADLTNILQLCQQHHSQLPPAIQEAIAQTDLEFLLEDLPKLLNSMQLSTERIKDVSVSLRNFARTDTSVKVEVDVHQGLDSTLLILRHRLKALGQRPEIEVTRKYAPLPKLECYPGQLNQVFMNIFANAIDALEEVWQQGKRVDTSLVINVCTEMLDSEYVTIRIADNGIGMTDEVKKHIFDHLFTTKAVGKGTGLGLAIAHQIVVEKHGGAIKVNSTLGQGTEFVIVLPVKAQTL, via the coding sequence ATGAAAGACTCTGATTTTGTTTTGATTGTTGATGACAATCCAACTAATCTGTCAGTGCTATCACAAGCATTAAAAAGTGCAGGTTTTGCGGTTCGAGTTGCCGAAGATGGAGAAAGTGCAATCGAATTGGTGCAGCATAAACCACCTGCTCTGATTCTTTTAGATGTACAAATGCCTGGAATCGATGGGTTTGAGACGTGCCACAAACTCAAAGCCGATCCATTAACGCAAAGAATCCCAATCATTTTCATGACAGCGCTGACGGATACCGAAAACAAGGTGAAAGGATTTTCGTTAGGAGCCGTTGATTACATTCCCAAACCATTTGAACAAGCAGAAGTGATTGCTAGAGTGCGAATGCATTTGCAACTCAAGCAACTGACCGATCGTTTAGAACAGCGGGTGGCAGAGCGAACGGCGGCGTTGGAACAGGCACAAGTGCAACTGGTGCAACAAGAAAAGCTCTCGACGCTCGGTCAACTAATAGCGGGTGTGGCCCATGAAATGAATAATCCCGTTAGCTGCATCATCAGCAATATTCTTCCCGCTCAAGAGTATGTTGCCGATCTCACCAACATCCTGCAATTGTGTCAGCAACATCACTCCCAACTTCCACCTGCCATTCAGGAGGCGATCGCCCAAACAGATCTGGAGTTTCTCCTTGAAGATTTGCCAAAGCTCCTCAATTCTATGCAGTTAAGCACGGAGAGAATCAAAGATGTTTCCGTGTCGCTGCGAAACTTTGCCCGCACTGATACATCTGTAAAGGTTGAGGTCGATGTGCATCAGGGACTTGACAGTACCCTATTAATCCTGCGCCATCGCCTCAAAGCCTTGGGGCAGCGGCCTGAAATTGAAGTTACCAGAAAATACGCTCCCTTGCCAAAGCTTGAGTGCTATCCGGGACAACTCAATCAAGTGTTCATGAATATCTTTGCTAATGCGATCGATGCCCTGGAAGAAGTTTGGCAGCAGGGAAAGCGAGTAGATACTTCCCTTGTCATCAACGTCTGCACGGAAATGCTCGATTCTGAATATGTAACGATTCGGATTGCAGATAATGGCATTGGCATGACAGACGAGGTGAAGAAGCATATCTTTGACCACCTGTTCACCACGAAAGCGGTTGGTAAAGGTACTGGACTGGGATTGGCGATCGCCCATCAAATTGTAGTGGAAAAGCATGGTGGGGCGATTAAGGTCAATTCCACACTGGGTCAAGGAACTGAATTTGTGATTGTGTTGCCTGTGAAAGCTCAAACTCTTTGA
- a CDS encoding MASE1 domain-containing protein produces MQQNTRKPQSLVKLDRPFLIAALIIPIVHFCLGYIGLSMTFVNGASVFWPSLGVFLAAMLLVGYRVWPILFLSDFIVGYILFFKNNFLISSIISGVNLITPVLATFLIHRCIKRHNFLERSQDVFKFIVLTVPSPAISSILAALTLCVSGIASWTAFGDVCRTWLASDSTGILVVTPLLLAWFQKSQYQRSFDRQQIIEFVFVLLSVMAIDRVAFSGGYPIEYMVIPPLIWSAVRFKTRESTLLVLIVSAIAVFGTVRGFGSFAKQASPNESLILLQSFICVIAITTFVLSAVTNENRRAETKLRQANDELERRVEERTTELKEAKNVAEIANQAKSEFLANMSHELRTPLNGILGYTQILQRTEPFTDKGRKGIEIIHQCGSHLLTLINDVLDLSKIEARKMELRPIDFHFPSFLQGVVEICRIRAEQKAIAFNYQPDERLPAGIHADEKRLRQVLINLLGNAIKFTDSGGVTFKVEVISHLSLVISDENKQMTNDQGQMTSYKIRFQVKDTGVGMTSEQLEKIFLPFEQVGDLKRQAEGTGLGLAISQQIVRLMGSALEVQSQFGKGSVFWFEMEFPEAKGWATASRVMQQGTITGYQGRKRTILVVDDKWENRSVIVNLLEPIGFEVIEASDGHEGIDRAIATQPNLIITDLVMPVMDGFALIHYVKQSAQLKDVAIVASSASVFESDQNQSLDAGANAFLPKPVSADILLELLRIHLNLEWIYAPKPEVDSNRQETNNQSNSNDICLPSIDVLTRLYELVKDGDVDGVLHEANNLKANNPVFVTFAQQVIQLAENFQLKKLRERLSQWISQAN; encoded by the coding sequence ATGCAGCAGAATACGAGAAAGCCACAATCCTTAGTCAAGCTCGATCGCCCATTTCTGATAGCAGCGCTGATTATTCCTATTGTTCACTTCTGTCTTGGATACATAGGTTTATCCATGACATTTGTCAATGGTGCATCAGTATTTTGGCCTTCACTCGGCGTCTTTTTGGCAGCAATGTTACTAGTAGGCTATCGCGTTTGGCCCATCTTATTTCTAAGTGATTTTATTGTTGGCTATATTCTTTTTTTCAAAAATAATTTTTTAATTAGTAGCATTATTTCTGGTGTCAATCTTATCACACCTGTTTTAGCAACTTTTTTAATTCATCGCTGCATCAAACGCCACAATTTTTTAGAGCGATCGCAAGATGTCTTTAAATTTATAGTTCTGACTGTACCCAGCCCTGCCATCAGTTCCATACTGGCTGCACTGACACTTTGCGTAAGTGGTATCGCATCTTGGACAGCATTTGGAGACGTGTGTCGAACTTGGCTGGCATCAGACAGCACAGGTATTTTGGTCGTTACACCCCTATTGCTGGCATGGTTCCAAAAATCTCAATATCAAAGAAGCTTTGATCGGCAGCAAATTATAGAGTTCGTATTTGTCTTACTCTCAGTAATGGCAATCGATCGTGTAGCCTTTTCGGGAGGGTACCCAATTGAATACATGGTTATTCCACCGCTGATTTGGTCGGCAGTTCGGTTTAAAACGCGGGAATCTACTTTACTCGTACTTATTGTGTCAGCGATCGCGGTTTTTGGAACCGTTCGAGGCTTTGGTTCGTTTGCCAAACAAGCCTCGCCCAATGAATCGCTCATCCTACTGCAATCATTCATTTGCGTCATCGCCATCACTACATTTGTCCTCTCTGCGGTGACTAATGAAAACCGGAGAGCAGAAACAAAACTCCGACAAGCCAATGATGAACTAGAGCGACGAGTTGAAGAACGAACGACTGAACTCAAGGAGGCGAAAAATGTTGCCGAAATTGCCAATCAAGCCAAGAGTGAATTTCTCGCCAACATGAGCCACGAGTTGCGAACCCCCCTCAACGGCATCCTGGGCTATACTCAAATCCTGCAACGAACAGAACCCTTCACGGACAAAGGACGCAAAGGGATCGAAATCATCCATCAATGCGGCTCTCATCTGTTGACCCTAATTAACGATGTACTCGATCTATCCAAAATCGAAGCCCGCAAAATGGAGCTGCGTCCAATCGATTTCCATTTCCCTTCATTTCTGCAAGGAGTCGTCGAAATCTGCCGCATCAGAGCTGAGCAAAAAGCGATCGCCTTCAACTATCAGCCTGACGAGCGACTCCCCGCAGGTATCCATGCGGACGAAAAACGACTGCGCCAAGTTCTAATTAATCTCTTGGGAAACGCGATCAAGTTTACAGACAGTGGGGGAGTGACATTTAAGGTAGAGGTCATTAGTCATTTGTCATTAGTCATTAGTGATGAAAACAAACAAATGACCAATGACCAAGGACAAATGACAAGCTACAAAATTCGTTTTCAAGTGAAGGATACAGGAGTTGGGATGACATCGGAGCAATTGGAGAAAATCTTTCTTCCCTTTGAACAAGTAGGAGACTTAAAGAGACAGGCGGAAGGAACCGGACTAGGATTAGCCATCAGTCAACAAATCGTCCGCCTCATGGGCAGTGCTTTGGAAGTTCAAAGTCAATTCGGTAAGGGTAGCGTTTTCTGGTTTGAGATGGAGTTCCCGGAAGCAAAAGGATGGGCAACGGCTTCCAGGGTGATGCAACAGGGAACTATCACAGGCTATCAGGGCAGAAAACGCACCATCTTGGTAGTAGATGACAAGTGGGAAAACCGTTCGGTGATCGTCAATTTGCTAGAACCAATTGGATTTGAGGTGATAGAAGCTAGTGATGGACATGAGGGGATCGATCGGGCGATCGCCACTCAACCCAACCTCATCATCACCGATCTAGTAATGCCCGTGATGGATGGCTTTGCCCTGATTCACTACGTAAAGCAATCCGCTCAGTTGAAAGATGTGGCGATCGTTGCTTCCTCTGCGAGTGTGTTTGAAAGCGATCAAAATCAGAGTTTGGATGCCGGAGCGAATGCCTTCTTACCTAAACCTGTTTCGGCTGATATCCTGCTGGAATTACTCCGAATTCACCTGAATTTGGAATGGATTTATGCACCAAAACCAGAAGTTGATTCAAATCGCCAAGAAACGAATAATCAGTCAAATTCAAATGATATTTGTCTACCTTCTATTGATGTATTAACTCGCTTGTATGAGTTGGTAAAAGATGGCGATGTCGATGGCGTACTGCATGAAGCAAACAACCTAAAAGCAAACAATCCTGTCTTTGTTACCTTTGCTCAACAAGTAATCCAGCTTGCCGAAAATTTCCAACTCAAGAAACTGCGAGAGAGATTAAGTCAGTGGATAAGTCAGGCTAACTGA
- a CDS encoding family 10 glycosylhydrolase encodes MYSLVNILPANATTSEPVFSIIHTQENSNQWTGIENRLRSVGVKYCVISLDSVRSAADWGDRPVLFLPNVENLTPGQAIALEEWMRKGGRLIASGSVGSSSPSGVRQLLQTLLGGYWAFSLDSPQKLQPSSSKNWESQDNLSGTVRGGVVIPNTLNSQAAAVWNTKDNSAAVLTTERSTLFGWRWGVDAASGAEIDTAWLKAALNRHLKKFSIFINKVPEASSNCSTSVAAASSRERGREGEWESGRNSSTSSTSPSPHPPISPSPTPPLPHSSTSPTPPQPRPLPSNTFLRSDEAIDQLEHRVRLDVIPNSNAPISRSEAIALQQQLENLIGRVESAHLAAAAYNGNSVSVKAQETQFASTKSGAPPVVSTEKALVQAREVVKNLQQLIAQKKYAQARSTWLMAKASLWQQFPVDRRLAQPEIRAIWLDRGTIVRAGSDRGLAQIFDRLAQAGINTVFFETVNSGYTIYPSQVAPQQNPLIRGWDPLAAAVKLAHARGMELHAWVWTFAAGNQRHNQILNTNPNYPGPVLAAHPDWAGYDHRGKMIPLGQGKPFFDPANPQVRQYLLRLYEEIVTRYQVDGLQLDYIRYPFQDPGAGRSYGYGQAARAQFQELTGVDPMKISPKQGELWRKWTEFRTERVNSFVAEVSQHLRAKRPNLILSAAVFPLPEQERIQKIQQHWEVWARQGDIDLIIPMTYAQDTLRFERLAQPWIASTKLGSTLLIPGIRLLALPTVGAFDQIQLVRDLPISGYALFAADNFNNDLQKVFSRTQGREQGTQQQPIPLRQPFAAAAARYNALLREWKFVSQNDQLRLPGTTMSEFNAQAEVLQSALNNLAAEPNASKLLAARATLVRFQFQFRIWMRLQAAENPYQVKAWENRLGAIERLLRYGERTAQH; translated from the coding sequence ATGTATAGTCTGGTGAATATTTTGCCAGCAAATGCTACAACTTCTGAGCCTGTATTCAGCATCATCCATACTCAAGAAAACAGCAATCAGTGGACAGGAATTGAAAATCGCTTGCGCTCAGTGGGGGTGAAGTATTGTGTAATTTCTTTAGATAGCGTCAGAAGTGCAGCAGACTGGGGCGATCGCCCAGTGTTGTTTTTGCCGAATGTGGAGAATCTGACGCCAGGGCAAGCGATCGCGCTGGAAGAATGGATGAGAAAGGGCGGGCGCTTGATTGCCAGTGGTTCGGTAGGGAGTTCATCACCATCGGGAGTACGGCAATTGCTGCAAACACTCTTGGGTGGATACTGGGCATTTAGCCTTGACAGTCCCCAGAAACTGCAACCTTCTTCATCGAAGAATTGGGAAAGCCAAGACAACCTGTCTGGAACAGTACGCGGTGGGGTTGTGATTCCCAATACTTTAAATTCACAAGCTGCTGCTGTTTGGAATACTAAAGATAATTCGGCAGCAGTTTTAACAACAGAACGTTCTACCTTGTTCGGTTGGCGGTGGGGAGTAGATGCCGCTTCTGGGGCAGAGATAGATACCGCTTGGTTGAAAGCAGCCCTCAATCGTCATTTAAAAAAGTTCTCTATTTTCATTAATAAAGTACCAGAAGCGTCATCAAACTGCTCTACCTCCGTCGCTGCTGCCTCCTCTAGGGAGAGAGGGAGAGAGGGAGAGTGGGAGAGTGGGAGAAATTCCTCCACTTCCTCTACTTCCCCATCACCCCATCCCCCCATCTCCCCATCCCCCACTCCTCCACTCCCCCACTCCTCCACTTCCCCCACTCCTCCCCAACCTAGACCCTTACCTAGTAATACGTTTCTACGTTCAGATGAGGCAATTGACCAACTTGAACACAGAGTGCGTTTGGATGTAATACCTAACTCCAACGCACCCATTAGCCGCAGTGAAGCGATCGCTCTCCAGCAACAGTTAGAAAATCTCATCGGTCGAGTAGAAAGCGCTCATTTAGCTGCTGCGGCATACAATGGCAACTCTGTGTCTGTAAAAGCACAGGAGACACAATTCGCTTCCACTAAATCTGGGGCTCCACCAGTTGTGAGTACGGAGAAAGCCCTGGTACAAGCACGGGAAGTTGTGAAAAACTTGCAGCAGTTGATAGCACAAAAAAAGTATGCTCAAGCTCGCTCTACTTGGCTAATGGCGAAGGCTTCGCTATGGCAGCAATTTCCTGTCGATCGCAGATTGGCTCAACCAGAAATTCGGGCTATCTGGCTTGATCGGGGGACAATTGTTCGTGCTGGTAGCGATCGCGGACTCGCTCAAATTTTTGATCGTCTGGCACAAGCAGGGATTAACACAGTATTTTTTGAAACAGTCAACTCTGGTTACACCATATATCCCAGTCAAGTTGCACCACAGCAAAATCCACTCATTCGCGGCTGGGATCCACTCGCAGCCGCGGTGAAATTAGCCCATGCTCGGGGTATGGAATTACACGCTTGGGTTTGGACTTTTGCGGCTGGCAACCAACGCCACAATCAAATTCTTAATACTAACCCTAATTATCCGGGGCCAGTCCTTGCTGCTCATCCCGATTGGGCAGGCTACGATCATCGCGGTAAAATGATTCCCCTTGGTCAGGGTAAGCCTTTTTTTGACCCAGCTAATCCCCAAGTGCGACAGTATTTACTGCGGCTATACGAAGAAATTGTTACCCGCTATCAAGTCGATGGCTTGCAGCTAGACTATATTCGCTATCCTTTCCAAGATCCAGGTGCAGGACGGAGTTATGGCTATGGACAAGCAGCAAGGGCACAGTTTCAAGAACTTACTGGTGTCGATCCAATGAAGATTTCCCCCAAGCAGGGGGAACTTTGGCGGAAGTGGACGGAATTTCGCACTGAGCGAGTTAATAGCTTTGTTGCTGAAGTTTCCCAGCACTTGCGAGCAAAGCGACCCAACCTGATTTTATCGGCAGCTGTATTTCCCTTACCAGAACAAGAACGCATTCAGAAGATTCAGCAGCATTGGGAAGTCTGGGCAAGGCAGGGTGATATAGATTTAATCATCCCCATGACCTATGCCCAAGATACCTTGCGCTTTGAGCGACTGGCGCAACCTTGGATCGCCTCGACAAAATTAGGTTCTACCTTATTGATCCCAGGAATTCGCCTGCTTGCTTTACCAACAGTCGGGGCGTTCGATCAAATCCAATTGGTCAGAGATTTGCCAATTAGCGGTTATGCCCTTTTTGCCGCAGATAATTTTAACAATGATTTACAAAAAGTTTTTAGTCGCACCCAAGGTAGAGAACAAGGCACGCAACAACAACCAATACCTCTGCGTCAACCTTTTGCTGCTGCTGCTGCCCGTTATAATGCGTTGCTACGCGAATGGAAGTTTGTTTCGCAAAACGACCAACTGCGATTACCGGGTACGACAATGTCAGAGTTTAATGCCCAAGCAGAAGTTTTGCAAAGCGCTTTGAATAATCTGGCTGCTGAACCCAATGCCAGTAAGTTGCTAGCAGCAAGAGCAACTCTGGTTCGCTTCCAGTTTCAATTTCGGATTTGGATGCGCTTGCAAGCTGCGGAGAATCCCTACCAAGTCAAAGCTTGGGAAAACCGTCTGGGTGCGATCGAAAGGCTGTTGCGTTATGGCGAGAGAACTGCCCAACATTGA
- a CDS encoding TIGR03279 family radical SAM protein: MTTIRPARITKVLPDSIAAEIGFEVGDAIVSINGTHPRDLIDYRFLCADEVLELEVLDATGKTHQIEIEKDYDEDLGLEFETALFDSLIQCNNRCPFCFIDQQPPGKRSSLYFKDDDYRLSFLYGSYLTLTNLPEREWQRIDRMRLSPLYVSVHATEPEVRIRLLKNPRAGQILQQIKWFQQRRLQIHAQVVVCPGINDGEHLEQTLRDLASFHTGEVPAVASVAVVPVGLTKFRPQQDELIPVSRETAREVIKQVRSLQQQFRQKFNSTFAWLADEWFLIAGEELPSESEYEDYPQIDNGVGSIRLFLKNFAQAADNLLPPKVKGWRKFTWVVGNAVEKAFQPILKRFNSVEGLEVNMRAMNSDYWGQDITVTGLLTGHDLLLNLQGEDLGNGILLPSVMLKHGELVFLDDMGVEELASKLDTNIFTVAGVEELIKTCIK; the protein is encoded by the coding sequence ATGACTACTATTCGTCCTGCTCGAATTACTAAAGTATTACCTGATTCAATTGCGGCAGAAATTGGCTTTGAAGTTGGGGATGCGATTGTGAGCATTAACGGCACACATCCCCGTGACTTAATTGATTATCGATTTTTATGTGCTGATGAAGTGTTAGAACTGGAAGTCTTAGACGCGACTGGAAAAACTCATCAAATTGAAATCGAAAAAGACTATGACGAAGACTTAGGATTAGAATTTGAAACAGCACTATTTGATAGTTTAATCCAGTGCAATAATCGCTGTCCATTTTGCTTTATTGACCAACAACCACCAGGCAAACGCTCAAGCTTGTATTTCAAAGATGATGATTATCGCTTGAGCTTTTTGTATGGCTCTTATCTCACCTTAACTAACTTACCAGAACGGGAATGGCAAAGAATTGACAGAATGCGTCTGTCTCCCTTGTATGTTTCCGTTCATGCCACAGAACCCGAAGTTAGAATTAGACTGCTGAAAAATCCCCGTGCCGGACAAATTTTGCAACAAATCAAGTGGTTCCAACAAAGGCGACTGCAAATTCACGCTCAGGTAGTGGTGTGTCCTGGTATTAATGATGGCGAGCATTTGGAGCAAACCCTCAGAGATTTAGCATCATTTCATACTGGCGAAGTGCCCGCAGTAGCTTCTGTGGCAGTAGTTCCAGTGGGGTTAACCAAATTCCGTCCCCAACAAGACGAACTTATACCTGTTTCTAGAGAAACAGCACGAGAAGTCATTAAACAAGTGCGATCGCTCCAGCAACAATTTCGTCAAAAGTTCAATTCTACATTTGCTTGGTTAGCTGATGAGTGGTTTTTAATCGCTGGTGAGGAATTACCATCTGAATCTGAATACGAAGATTATCCCCAAATCGATAATGGTGTTGGTTCCATTCGTTTATTCCTCAAAAACTTTGCCCAAGCCGCTGATAATTTGCTACCACCAAAAGTTAAAGGATGGCGAAAATTTACTTGGGTTGTTGGCAACGCTGTGGAAAAAGCATTTCAACCAATCCTAAAGCGTTTTAACTCCGTGGAGGGTTTAGAAGTAAATATGCGTGCTATGAATAGCGATTATTGGGGGCAAGATATTACCGTAACTGGATTGCTAACCGGTCATGACTTGTTGTTAAATTTACAAGGGGAAGATTTAGGAAATGGAATTTTACTGCCAAGTGTCATGCTAAAACATGGCGAATTGGTGTTTTTAGATGATATGGGTGTTGAAGAGTTAGCTAGTAAATTGGATACAAATATATTTACTGTTGCGGGAGTCGAAGAATTAATTAAGACCTGTATTAAATAG